In Actinomadura citrea, a single window of DNA contains:
- a CDS encoding abortive infection protein, with protein sequence MSQSKNAAQAKPTARISRRTVLAGTAAAAVSGAAVIAYDAMTGTAQAAPARGRPLPQHGVNYDTEREVWKPAYVRREIRAIRRDLHCNAIILLGSDLGRLMLAARCAAREGMFVWFEARRFDRDARTTLAFLTAVARAAEGLRRTHPGVGISVGCELTIFMDGLVPGEDWRERAANLGTPAGEGYNERLNAFLARALRTVRPLFGGRLTYTSGVWEEVAWRGFDVVGVDLYRDETNEATYVQDVRALHRFGKPVVITEFGCCTYRGADRRGGDGFDIVDWSQDPPVIPPGYVRDEGTQARYISDLLDVYEAEGVYGAFVYDFIETDGAYSPDPARDLDMAGFSLVKVLPPETGLGYERTGHFEPKLAFRTLARRYAP encoded by the coding sequence TTGTCACAGAGCAAGAACGCGGCACAGGCGAAACCCACGGCGCGGATAAGCCGCAGGACCGTGCTCGCAGGCACGGCGGCGGCCGCCGTGTCCGGGGCGGCTGTGATCGCCTACGACGCGATGACCGGCACCGCGCAGGCCGCGCCGGCCCGAGGACGGCCGCTGCCGCAGCACGGCGTCAACTACGACACCGAGCGCGAGGTGTGGAAGCCCGCGTACGTGCGGCGCGAGATCCGGGCGATCCGCCGCGACCTGCACTGCAACGCGATCATCCTTCTCGGCTCCGATCTGGGGCGCCTCATGCTCGCGGCCCGCTGCGCGGCGCGGGAGGGCATGTTCGTGTGGTTCGAGGCCCGCCGGTTCGACCGGGACGCGCGGACGACGCTGGCGTTCCTCACCGCCGTCGCCAGGGCGGCCGAGGGGCTGCGCCGCACCCATCCCGGTGTCGGCATCTCCGTGGGCTGCGAGCTGACGATCTTCATGGACGGGCTGGTGCCCGGCGAGGACTGGCGGGAGCGGGCGGCCAACCTCGGGACTCCGGCGGGCGAGGGCTACAACGAGCGGCTGAACGCGTTCCTCGCGCGGGCGCTCAGGACCGTCCGGCCGCTGTTCGGCGGTCGCCTCACCTACACCTCCGGCGTCTGGGAGGAGGTCGCCTGGCGCGGCTTCGACGTCGTGGGCGTCGACCTGTACCGGGACGAGACGAACGAGGCGACCTACGTCCAGGACGTCCGGGCCCTGCACCGGTTCGGCAAGCCGGTCGTCATCACCGAGTTCGGATGCTGCACCTACCGGGGCGCGGACCGGCGCGGCGGCGACGGGTTCGACATCGTCGACTGGTCGCAGGACCCGCCCGTCATCCCCCCGGGCTACGTCCGCGACGAGGGGACGCAGGCCCGCTATATCTCCGACCTGCTGGACGTCTACGAGGCCGAGGGCGTGTACGGCGCCTTCGTCTACGACTTCATCGAAACCGACGGCGCCTACTCCCCCGACCCCGCGAGAGACCTCGACATGGCCGGGTTCTCCCTGGTCAAGGTGCTCCCGCCCGAGACGGGGCTGGGCTACGAGAGGACCGGCCACTTCGAGCCGAAGCTCGCGTTCCGCACCCTCGCCCGCCGCTACGCCCCCTAG
- a CDS encoding NUDIX hydrolase — translation MEDLDVVAWIQVSGGRMLAVRSRGRDLLYLPGGKREPGEDDWSALSREVREELDLELDRTSFRELGVIRAPAHDQPDFAHVRMACFTAAYRGAMAAAGEVDEYVYVGRGERHLLAPAAQAALDLAERHGLLA, via the coding sequence GTGGAAGATCTTGACGTCGTCGCGTGGATCCAGGTGTCGGGCGGCCGGATGCTCGCCGTCCGGTCGCGGGGCCGCGACCTGCTGTACCTGCCCGGCGGGAAACGGGAGCCGGGCGAGGACGACTGGTCGGCCCTGTCCCGGGAGGTCCGCGAGGAGCTGGATCTGGAGCTGGACCGGACGTCCTTCCGGGAACTGGGAGTGATCCGGGCCCCGGCCCACGACCAGCCCGACTTCGCCCACGTCCGCATGGCCTGCTTCACCGCCGCCTACCGGGGCGCGATGGCGGCGGCCGGCGAGGTGGACGAGTACGTCTACGTCGGGCGCGGCGAACGGCACCTGCTCGCGCCGGCCGCGCAGGCCGCCCTCGACCTCGCCGAGCGGCACGGCCTGCTCGCCTGA
- a CDS encoding LysR family transcriptional regulator has translation MRAESLDPVLLRTFVAVADLGSFTAAAAAEGYTQSAVSRQVAALEDVCGVELFARGARGVRPTPAGEYLLPHARALLDRLADTARALDGLRRLDTGTLRLGAFPTANAALVPRALARFRARHPGVQVLLREGTTERLLPMLEAGDLDIALVSTHKVPSIVADGLVTLLDDALLVALPSGHRLAARERLPLAELADEPWIVADDPEAIAALRARCEAAGFVPRTPLRVAEWISKLGLVAEGFGVTLVPALAASALARDGVVLRAVTSGRPRRAVYAAVGRHARRSPPVTAFLTDLRDVAAEMGPGSGAAELRPGDGAAQTRSEGGGARP, from the coding sequence GTGCGTGCCGAATCCCTCGACCCCGTCCTGCTGCGGACCTTCGTCGCCGTCGCCGACCTGGGCTCCTTCACCGCCGCGGCGGCCGCGGAGGGCTACACGCAGTCGGCCGTCTCGCGGCAGGTCGCGGCGCTGGAGGACGTCTGCGGGGTGGAGTTGTTCGCGCGCGGAGCCCGGGGCGTGCGGCCGACGCCCGCCGGGGAGTACCTGCTCCCGCACGCGCGCGCCCTCCTCGACCGGCTCGCCGACACGGCCCGCGCCCTCGACGGGCTGCGCCGGCTCGACACCGGGACCCTGCGGCTCGGCGCGTTCCCCACCGCCAACGCCGCGCTCGTCCCGCGCGCGCTCGCCCGGTTCCGGGCCCGGCACCCGGGCGTCCAGGTGCTGCTGCGCGAGGGCACCACCGAGCGCCTGCTGCCGATGCTGGAGGCGGGCGATCTCGACATCGCGCTGGTCAGCACGCACAAGGTCCCCTCGATCGTCGCCGACGGCCTGGTGACCCTGCTGGACGACGCGCTGCTCGTCGCGCTGCCGTCCGGCCACCGGCTCGCCGCGCGCGAGCGCCTCCCGCTCGCGGAGCTGGCGGACGAGCCGTGGATCGTCGCCGACGACCCGGAGGCGATCGCGGCGCTGCGCGCCCGGTGCGAGGCGGCCGGGTTCGTGCCGCGGACGCCGCTGCGGGTCGCCGAGTGGATCTCCAAGCTGGGGCTGGTCGCCGAGGGGTTCGGCGTCACGCTCGTCCCGGCGCTGGCGGCCTCCGCCCTGGCGCGGGACGGTGTCGTGCTGCGCGCCGTGACGTCCGGCCGCCCCCGCCGCGCCGTCTACGCGGCGGTGGGACGGCACGCGCGCAGGTCCCCGCCCGTCACCGCGTTCCTGACGGACCTGCGGGACGTCGCCGCGGAGATGGGGCCAGGGAGCGGCGCCGCGGAGCTGCGGCCAGGGGACGGCGCCGCGCAGACCCGCTCCGAGGGCGGGGGGGCCCGGCCCTAG
- a CDS encoding NAD(P)-binding domain-containing protein, which yields MTRIAFLGLGRMGVLMARRLAAAGHDLTVWNRTPARAASLAEAGATACGTPAEAVQDRELVVTMLTDAAAVEEVLFGPDGAAPALPPGAVIADMSTIGPEAVHRVRSRLPEGIGHVDAPVSGSLPQAEAGELAILAGAEPDDLARCADALAVLGNVRHVGPPGSGAALKLVVNSALVGNFAVLGETLALADRLGVDPALALDALTRTSPQARRLQEHTDGDAPRFTLALAAKDLGLALDGAPPAGVLSTVRARTDAALAAGLGGHDLVALTDHIRRTPSMRVTLGNPETVPAPPNPAYSHTAYVTQGPMLYVSGQIALGADGKVDKPGDMTRQSEVILSLLERILAAHGAGFGDVVNIRTFITDLDRLREYGAVRRRYFTGPPPTSTTVEVPRLFHPDALLEVEIVAAVP from the coding sequence ATGACACGAATCGCTTTTCTCGGACTGGGACGCATGGGCGTCCTGATGGCCCGGCGCCTCGCCGCCGCCGGGCACGACCTGACCGTCTGGAACCGCACGCCCGCCCGGGCCGCGTCGCTCGCTGAGGCGGGCGCCACTGCCTGCGGCACGCCCGCCGAGGCGGTCCAGGACCGCGAGCTGGTCGTCACGATGCTCACCGACGCGGCCGCCGTCGAGGAGGTGCTGTTCGGCCCGGACGGCGCCGCCCCGGCCCTGCCGCCCGGCGCCGTGATCGCCGACATGTCGACGATCGGCCCGGAGGCCGTCCACCGCGTCCGGAGCCGGCTGCCCGAGGGGATCGGACACGTCGACGCGCCGGTCTCCGGCAGCCTCCCGCAGGCGGAGGCGGGCGAACTGGCGATCCTCGCGGGCGCCGAGCCGGACGACCTCGCGCGCTGCGCCGATGCCCTCGCCGTCCTCGGAAACGTCCGGCATGTCGGCCCGCCCGGCTCGGGCGCCGCGCTCAAGCTGGTGGTGAACAGCGCGCTCGTCGGGAACTTCGCCGTCCTCGGCGAGACGCTGGCCCTGGCCGACCGGCTGGGCGTCGACCCCGCCCTCGCCCTCGACGCGCTGACGCGCACCAGCCCTCAGGCCCGCCGCCTCCAGGAGCACACCGACGGCGACGCGCCGCGCTTCACGCTCGCGCTGGCGGCCAAGGACCTCGGCCTCGCCCTGGACGGCGCCCCGCCCGCGGGCGTCCTGTCCACCGTCCGGGCCCGGACGGACGCCGCGCTCGCCGCCGGGCTCGGCGGCCACGACCTCGTCGCCCTCACCGACCACATCAGGAGGACCCCATCCATGCGCGTGACCCTGGGCAACCCCGAGACCGTTCCGGCTCCGCCGAACCCGGCCTACTCCCACACCGCGTACGTGACGCAGGGCCCGATGCTGTACGTGTCGGGGCAGATCGCCCTCGGCGCGGACGGCAAGGTGGACAAGCCCGGCGACATGACCCGCCAGTCGGAGGTGATCCTCTCGCTGCTGGAGCGGATCCTCGCCGCGCACGGGGCCGGGTTCGGCGACGTGGTCAACATCCGGACGTTCATCACCGACCTGGACCGGCTGCGGGAGTACGGCGCCGTCCGGAGGCGGTACTTCACCGGCCCGCCGCCGACCAGCACGACCGTCGAGGTGCCCCGGCTCTTCCACCCCGACGCCCTGCTGGAAGTGGAGATCGTCGCGGCCGTCCCCTAG
- a CDS encoding DUF202 domain-containing protein — protein MSLRDPGAQPERTALAWSRTTLALIGAGLLCVRLAPSAPGTVLAAAVVCGGAALMLRRTRRSFHARRTLPSGAGAADPVSILITTGLAMLLAGVAAALAF, from the coding sequence GTGAGTCTCCGGGACCCGGGCGCGCAGCCGGAGCGGACGGCGCTGGCTTGGTCGCGCACCACCCTGGCCCTGATCGGCGCGGGGCTGCTGTGCGTGCGGCTCGCCCCCTCGGCCCCGGGCACGGTCCTCGCGGCGGCGGTCGTGTGCGGCGGGGCCGCGCTGATGCTGCGCCGCACCCGCAGGAGCTTCCACGCCCGGCGCACCCTGCCGTCCGGAGCGGGCGCGGCCGACCCGGTCTCGATCCTGATCACGACCGGACTGGCGATGCTGCTCGCAGGAGTCGCCGCCGCCCTCGCCTTCTGA
- a CDS encoding YidH family protein — protein MTATTPPGPSGGRWTDRLLAEGNDPDPRFTMANERTFLAWIRTALALIAGGIGLALAGDLIESPLRQVLAVGFAAGGALVAALAFRRWLRTERALRHAETLPPPALAPVIAYGLAGAAIILLVALLVTR, from the coding sequence ATGACCGCGACGACGCCTCCGGGCCCCTCCGGCGGCAGGTGGACCGACCGCCTGCTCGCCGAGGGCAACGACCCCGATCCACGCTTCACCATGGCCAACGAGCGCACGTTCCTGGCCTGGATCCGCACGGCGCTGGCGCTGATCGCGGGCGGCATCGGCCTCGCCCTGGCCGGCGACCTGATCGAGTCGCCGCTGCGGCAGGTGCTCGCGGTCGGCTTCGCCGCGGGCGGCGCCCTGGTCGCGGCGCTGGCGTTCCGCCGGTGGCTGCGGACCGAGCGCGCCCTGCGCCACGCCGAGACGCTGCCGCCGCCCGCGCTGGCCCCGGTCATCGCCTACGGCCTGGCGGGCGCCGCGATCATCCTGCTGGTCGCGCTGCTGGTCACCCGGTGA
- a CDS encoding MerR family transcriptional regulator produces the protein MQISELSDRSGLTVQTIKFYIREGLLPKGSTVSATRSEYDGRHLERLRLISALREVGDMPLAAIQEIIGAVEDDRVGMHELFATTQHAVGPHDAAPHDPHWRAAREDVDALVRELGWQAGDRAPARDLLAHAFVALRRLGFPITLKDLRPYVKAAAEVAEHEIGRVVEGAPRARTVHSLLVSTILYEQVLTSLHRLAQEDASARRFGRARPHPAGLTAQRPDPPHQAFPG, from the coding sequence GTGCAGATCTCCGAGCTCAGCGACCGCAGCGGGCTGACGGTCCAGACGATCAAGTTCTACATCCGGGAGGGCCTGCTGCCGAAGGGCTCGACGGTGAGCGCCACGCGCTCGGAGTACGACGGGCGGCATCTGGAGCGGCTCCGGCTGATCAGCGCGCTGCGCGAGGTGGGCGACATGCCGCTCGCCGCGATCCAGGAGATCATCGGGGCCGTCGAGGACGACCGGGTCGGCATGCACGAGCTGTTCGCCACCACCCAGCACGCCGTCGGCCCGCACGACGCCGCACCGCACGATCCGCACTGGCGGGCCGCCCGCGAGGACGTCGACGCCCTCGTCCGCGAGCTCGGCTGGCAGGCCGGCGACCGCGCCCCCGCCCGCGACCTGCTGGCCCACGCGTTCGTGGCGCTGCGCCGGCTCGGCTTCCCGATCACCCTCAAGGACCTGCGCCCCTACGTGAAGGCCGCCGCCGAGGTCGCCGAGCACGAGATCGGACGGGTCGTCGAGGGCGCCCCGCGGGCCCGGACCGTCCATTCGCTGCTGGTCTCGACCATCCTCTACGAGCAGGTCCTCACGTCCCTGCACCGGCTGGCCCAGGAGGACGCCTCGGCGCGTCGTTTCGGCCGTGCCCGACCCCACCCCGCCGGCCTGACCGCCCAGCGGCCAGACCCGCCCCACCAGGCATTTCCGGGATAG
- a CDS encoding IclR family transcriptional regulator has translation MDNSSGVGVLDKAVLVLNALEAGPASLAQLVQTTGLARPTAHRLAVALEHHRLVHRDTQGRFILGPRLAELAVAAGEDRLLAIAQPVLAQLRDHTGESASLFRRQGDVRVCVAAAERTSGLRDTIPVGAALPMSAGSAAQILLAWEEPDRLHRGLRGAKFEATTLASVRRRGWAQSIGEREQGVGSVSAPIRGAAGRVIAAVSVSGPLERLTRSPGRLHAAPVAAAAEKISEGMRRTAS, from the coding sequence ATGGACAACTCTAGCGGAGTCGGCGTACTTGACAAAGCGGTGCTCGTGCTGAACGCACTGGAGGCCGGTCCGGCCTCGCTCGCCCAGCTCGTCCAGACGACGGGGCTGGCCCGCCCCACCGCCCACCGGCTGGCCGTCGCGCTGGAGCACCACCGCCTCGTGCACCGCGACACCCAGGGGCGTTTCATCCTCGGTCCGCGGCTGGCCGAGCTCGCGGTCGCGGCCGGCGAGGACCGCCTGCTCGCGATCGCGCAGCCCGTCCTGGCCCAGCTGCGCGACCATACCGGCGAGAGCGCGTCGCTGTTCCGCCGCCAGGGGGACGTGCGGGTCTGCGTGGCCGCCGCCGAGCGCACGAGCGGCCTGCGCGACACCATCCCGGTCGGCGCGGCGCTGCCGATGTCGGCGGGGTCGGCCGCGCAGATCCTGCTCGCCTGGGAGGAGCCCGACCGCCTGCACCGCGGGCTGCGCGGCGCCAAGTTCGAGGCCACGACGCTGGCGTCCGTGCGGCGCCGGGGCTGGGCGCAGAGCATCGGCGAGCGCGAGCAGGGCGTCGGTTCCGTCTCGGCCCCCATCCGCGGCGCCGCCGGACGGGTGATCGCCGCCGTCTCGGTGTCCGGTCCCCTCGAACGCCTCACCCGCTCCCCCGGGCGCCTGCACGCCGCACCCGTCGCCGCCGCCGCCGAGAAGATCTCCGAAGGCATGCGCCGCACCGCGTCCTGA